A window of Ipomoea triloba cultivar NCNSP0323 chromosome 2, ASM357664v1 contains these coding sequences:
- the LOC116007648 gene encoding small ubiquitin-related modifier 1-like, protein MSQGAEADKKPGAGAGAGGDQSAHINLKVKGQDGNEVFFRIKRSTQLKKLMNAYCDRQSVDFNSIAFLFDGRRLRAEQTPDELEMEDGDEIDAMLHQTGGNL, encoded by the exons ATGTCGCAGGGAGCGGAGGCAGATAAGAAGCCTGGCGCCGGGGCCGGAGCCGGAGGCGATCAGTCTGCTCACATCAACCTTAAAGTCAAAGGACAG GATGGCAACGAGGTCTTCTTTAGGATCAAAAGAAGCACTCAACTGAAGAAGCTCATGAATGCATATTGTGATCGACAGTCGGTTGATTTCAACTCTATAGCTTTCCTGTTTGATGGGCGCCGTCTTCGAGCAGAGCAGACTCCAGATGAG CTGGAGATGGAAGATGGTGATGAAATCGATGCAATGCTTCATCAAACTGGAGGGAACCTCTAA
- the LOC116004180 gene encoding probable plastidic glucose transporter 1 — MSRALVLRPPQLSLAAKPDPNLFSRYTPGGTLQFQLCSNSHPRKLRLTVASASKKEQLQESKPQVQKQDGGNDSFQENGTVEAVDLGWLPAFPHILIASMSNFLFGYHIGVMNGPIVSIAKELGFEGNSLLEGLVVSIFIGGAFIGSISCGSLVDRLGCRRTFQIDTIPLILGALISAQAHSTDEILWGRFLVGLGIGVNTVLVPVYTSEVAPTKHRGTLGTLCQIGTCLGIIASLFLGIPSENDPHWWRILFYIASVPGLLLVFGMQYAVESPRWLCKAGRVDDAKEVIRNLWGASYVNQAIEEFQSVIRNDGGDLDSSWLELLEEPHSRVALIGGMLFVLQQFAGINGVLYFSSLTFKDVGISSSALASLYVGLTNFAGALCASYLMDRQGRKKLLIGSYIGMAVSMFLVVYAVSFPVDKDISGNLSILGSLLYIFTFAIGAGPVTGLIIPELSSSRTRGKIMGFSFSVHWVCNFLVGLFFLELVEKLGVAPVYLSFGGFSILAAAFAYYFTVETKGRSLEEIEMSLNPNFQGKNE, encoded by the exons ATGTCAAGAGCGCTTGTTCTTCGCCCTCCTCAACTATCACTCGCCGCCAAGCCCGACCCAAATCTGTTCTCCCGCTACACTCCTGGTGGCACGCTACAGTTCCAATTATGCTCAAACTCACATCCCAGGAAGCTACGCCTAACAGTTGCCTCTGCTTCCAAGAAAGAACAGCTCCAAGAATCGAAGCCCCAGGTTCAGAAGCAAG ACGGTGGGAATGATTCATTTCAAGAAAATGGGACAGTTGAAGCGGTTGATCTGGGTTGGTTACCTGCTTTTCCGCATATTTTGATTGCCTCTATGTCCAATTTCCTCTTTGGGTATCACATTGG AGTGATGAATGGTCCTATTGTGTCAATTGCCAAAGAGCTTGGCTTTGAAGGGAATTCACTGCTTGAAGGGCTTGTTGTCAGCATCTTTATTGGGGGTGCATTCATAGGGAGCATAAGCTGTGGATCCCTTGTTGACAGACTTGGATGCCGTCGCACATTCCAAATTGACACAATACCGCTTATACTTGGTGCACTTATAAG CGCACAAGCTCATTCAACAGATGAAATACTATGGGGAAGATTTCTTGTTGGCCTTGGTATTGGTGTAAATACAGTTCTTGTTCCTGTGTATACTTCCGAG GTTGCTCCAACAAAACATAGGGGCACACTGGGGACCTTGTGCCAAATCGGTACATGTCTTGGGATTATTGCTTCACTATTTCTAGGAATCCCCTCAGAAAATGATCCCCACTG GTGGAGGATACTGTTTTATATTGCAAGTGTTCCTGGACTTCTTCTTGTGTTTGGCATGCAATATGCTGTTGAAAGCCCCCGCTGGCTATGTAAA GCTGGAAGAGTTGATGATGCCAAAGAAGTTATTAGGAACCTCTGGGGAGCATCCTACGTGAACCAAGCCATTGAAGAATTTCAATCTGTAATAAGAAATGATGGGGGTGACTTGGACAGCAGTTGGTTGGAACTCCTAGAGGAACCACACTCTAGAG TCGCTTTGATTGGAGGTATGCTATTCGTACTTCAACAGTTTGCTGGCATAAACGGAGTTCTCTACTTTTCATCCTTGACTTTCAAAGATGTTGGAATCTCCAGCAGTGCTTTAGCGAGCTTATATGTTGGACTTACCAACTTTGCTG GTGCACTTTGTGCTTCGTACTTAATGGATAGACAAGGGAGAAAAAAGCTTCTTATTGGAAGTTACATTGGGATG GCTGTCTCGATGTTCCTAGTAGTCTATGCCGTCAGCTTTCCAGTTGACAAAGACATAAGTGGCAACTTGTCGATATTGGGGAGTCTCTT ATATATATTCACCTTTGCCATTGGAGCCGGGCCAGTAACCGGTCTAATAATACCCGAGCTTAGCAGCAGCAGGACGCGGGGGAAGATAATGGGGTTCAGTTTCTCTGTTCACTGG GTGTGCAACTTCCTGGTCGGTCTTTTCTTCTTGGAACTCGTTGAGAAGCTCGGGGTCGCCCCGGTCTACTTGAGCTTCGGTGGCTTTTCCATTCTGGCAGCAGCTTTTGCTTACTACTTCACAGTCGAGACCAAAGGGCGGTCTCTTGAAGAAATCGAGATGTCACTCAATCCAAACTTTCAGGGGAAGAACGAGTAA
- the LOC116011269 gene encoding uncharacterized protein LOC116011269 isoform X2, giving the protein MSPFANTRGRKDKRGTGNMQEMQTNSEASTSESDKVKRWFSLIDAATLSRKRALLPVEKLRNSFISNSKLHRTLYGFIVFEVSWNDVRGLNYLNELQTDTSLAIEAKLMRRWEFDSVSQAARCIHLWFPGTDTEQSILGEYLNTIGEVFYDAEENILRTSDIDGSVATVDDICAKDETPSSSNASFSLYPETIENNPFCTPPAAGPYKRRKVLKSCIRSDLFSEESFCETIGSPIHSQSNYSSESEDVVEATGYKDILILFRFNDCDLPFKLKDIIMSDLRLLTLLETGLPSWAIFLQSYPGFSRLYRPWMCPLARFLYVIISVITVLIGFYDLYKNVPLLKATASHLFGPLFDWIETWEMISRIKYLGTMLFLHNFEKAVKWFLMMTRPVQSFLSFLTMPMAGPLLGFLDFLLPFWNMCTELVGSSFSIIWMTLETSCSLVGEFVEILFLPFWFLLSVIWNIVTFLLNPVFWLLWEILYSPIRLVLGLCSLVSGLCICIYSIVHDLWLFLSSLIRFTSEVESTVTSYEVSMWRSLWNDIFSRIFRAVRSIFNVLVAALTACNRHRLSTYNYVQGFIQRLCRPGKSICSKDYSDSRQISLAQRMLDDEEVYQHGRKFRKSKK; this is encoded by the exons ATGTCCCCGTTTGCAAATACTAGAGGCCGGAAGGACAAACGGGGTACAGGAAATATGCAGGAAATGCAAACTAATTCAGAAGCAAGTACAAGTGAATCTGACAAGGTTAAAAGATGGTTTTCTCTGATTGATGCTGCAACCTTATCCAGGAAAAGGGCACTATTACCTGTGGAGAAATTGAGGAATTCTTTTATATCAAATAGCAAACTGCATAGGACCTTATATGGGTTCATTGTGTTTGAAGTGTCTTGGAATGATGTCCGTGGcctaaattatttaaatgagcTTCAG ACAGATACATCACTTGCTATAGAGGCTAAACTCATGAGAAGATGGGAATTTGATAGTGTATCACAAGCTGCTAGATGCATACATTTGTGGTTCCCAGGGACAGACACTGAGCAAAGTATTTTGGGAGAATACTTGAATACAATAG GAGAGGTGTTTTATGACgctgaagaaaatattttgagGACTAGCGACATAGATGGAAGTGTTGCTACAGTTGATGATATATGTGCCAAAGATGAGACTCCTAGCAGTTCGAATGCAAGTTTTAGTCTGTACCCAGAAACAATAGAAAACAATCCATTCTGTACACCACCTGCAGCTGGACCTTATAAGAGAAGAAAAGTTTTGAAGTCCTGCATTAGATCCGATTTGTTCTCTGAAGAATCATTTTGTGAAACCATTGGATCACCAATACATTCACAAAGTAATTATTCAAGTGAGAGTGAGGATGTAGTTGAAGCTACTGGGTACAAggatattttgattttgtttaggTTTAATGATTGTGACCTCCCTTTTAAATTGAAGGACATTATCATGTCTGATCTGCGGCTTCTTACCCTATTGGAGACGGGGCTTCCATCATGGGCTATCTTCCTTCAGTCTTATCCAGGATTTTCCCGTCTTTATCGTCCATGGATGTGCCCTCTTGCAAGATTTTTATATGTGATAATCTCAGTAATTACCGTTCTTATAGGATTTTATGATCTATACAAAAATGTGCCTCTTCTTAAAGCAACAGCATCTCATTTGTTTGGACCCCTTTTTGATTGGATAGAAACATGGGAAATGATATCAAGAATTAAGTACTTGGGGACAATGTTGTTTCTTCACAATTTTGAGAAGGCCGTTAAGTGGTTCCTCATGATGACGCGTCCTGTTCAGTCATTTCTTTCATTTCTCACAATGCCAATGGCAGGACCATTACTTGGGTTTTTGGACTTCTTACTTCCTTTCTGGAACATGTGTACAGAACTTGTGGGGAGTTCTTTTTCAATAATATGGATGACATTGGAGACTTCTTGCAGTCTGGTGGGGGAATTTGTTGAGATTCTATTTTTGCCATTCTGGTTTCTTCTGTCTGTTATCTGGAACATTG tgacatttttgttAAACCCTGTCTTTTGGCTTCTATGGGAAATACTCTATTCCCCCATTCGCTTGGTCCTGGGATTGTGCAGTCTTGTCTCTGGTTTATgcatttgtatatatagtatagttcACGACTTGTGGCTATTTTTGAGTAGCCTTATCCGGTTCACTTCAGAGGTGGAATCAACAGTGACTTCGTATGAGGTTTCCATGTGGCGTTCACTTTGGAATGACATTTTCTCCCGG ATTTTTCGTGCTGTTCGAAGCATTTTTAATGTTCTTGTTGCCGCCTTAACTGCCTGCAACAGGCATCGCCTGAG CACTTATAATTATGTACAAGGGTTTATTCAAAGATTATGTCGGCCGGGTAAGAGTATCTGCTCCAAAGACTATAGTGACAGTAGACAAATATCTCTGGCTCAAAGGATG TTGGATGATGAGGAAGTCTATCAGCACGGACGGAAATTCAGAAAGAGTAAGAAATGA
- the LOC116011269 gene encoding uncharacterized protein LOC116011269 isoform X1: MGSRCVFPLTSLQIGDLQSYLSHLNLFLAHESNKIYILVDNRPWLKDLISRPTHLWQLMVTKSRMSPFANTRGRKDKRGTGNMQEMQTNSEASTSESDKVKRWFSLIDAATLSRKRALLPVEKLRNSFISNSKLHRTLYGFIVFEVSWNDVRGLNYLNELQTDTSLAIEAKLMRRWEFDSVSQAARCIHLWFPGTDTEQSILGEYLNTIGEVFYDAEENILRTSDIDGSVATVDDICAKDETPSSSNASFSLYPETIENNPFCTPPAAGPYKRRKVLKSCIRSDLFSEESFCETIGSPIHSQSNYSSESEDVVEATGYKDILILFRFNDCDLPFKLKDIIMSDLRLLTLLETGLPSWAIFLQSYPGFSRLYRPWMCPLARFLYVIISVITVLIGFYDLYKNVPLLKATASHLFGPLFDWIETWEMISRIKYLGTMLFLHNFEKAVKWFLMMTRPVQSFLSFLTMPMAGPLLGFLDFLLPFWNMCTELVGSSFSIIWMTLETSCSLVGEFVEILFLPFWFLLSVIWNIVTFLLNPVFWLLWEILYSPIRLVLGLCSLVSGLCICIYSIVHDLWLFLSSLIRFTSEVESTVTSYEVSMWRSLWNDIFSRIFRAVRSIFNVLVAALTACNRHRLSTYNYVQGFIQRLCRPGKSICSKDYSDSRQISLAQRMLDDEEVYQHGRKFRKSKK; encoded by the exons ATGGGGAGCCGCTGTGTCTTTCCGTTGACAAGCTTGCAAATTGG GGATTTGCAATCTTATCTTTCACATCTTAACCTTTTCCTAGCTCATGAGAGtaataaaatttacatattgGTGGACAACCGGCCATGGTTGAAAGATCTCATCTCCCGCCCTACACACTTGTGGCAGTTAATGGTCACCAAG tCCAGGATGTCCCCGTTTGCAAATACTAGAGGCCGGAAGGACAAACGGGGTACAGGAAATATGCAGGAAATGCAAACTAATTCAGAAGCAAGTACAAGTGAATCTGACAAGGTTAAAAGATGGTTTTCTCTGATTGATGCTGCAACCTTATCCAGGAAAAGGGCACTATTACCTGTGGAGAAATTGAGGAATTCTTTTATATCAAATAGCAAACTGCATAGGACCTTATATGGGTTCATTGTGTTTGAAGTGTCTTGGAATGATGTCCGTGGcctaaattatttaaatgagcTTCAG ACAGATACATCACTTGCTATAGAGGCTAAACTCATGAGAAGATGGGAATTTGATAGTGTATCACAAGCTGCTAGATGCATACATTTGTGGTTCCCAGGGACAGACACTGAGCAAAGTATTTTGGGAGAATACTTGAATACAATAG GAGAGGTGTTTTATGACgctgaagaaaatattttgagGACTAGCGACATAGATGGAAGTGTTGCTACAGTTGATGATATATGTGCCAAAGATGAGACTCCTAGCAGTTCGAATGCAAGTTTTAGTCTGTACCCAGAAACAATAGAAAACAATCCATTCTGTACACCACCTGCAGCTGGACCTTATAAGAGAAGAAAAGTTTTGAAGTCCTGCATTAGATCCGATTTGTTCTCTGAAGAATCATTTTGTGAAACCATTGGATCACCAATACATTCACAAAGTAATTATTCAAGTGAGAGTGAGGATGTAGTTGAAGCTACTGGGTACAAggatattttgattttgtttaggTTTAATGATTGTGACCTCCCTTTTAAATTGAAGGACATTATCATGTCTGATCTGCGGCTTCTTACCCTATTGGAGACGGGGCTTCCATCATGGGCTATCTTCCTTCAGTCTTATCCAGGATTTTCCCGTCTTTATCGTCCATGGATGTGCCCTCTTGCAAGATTTTTATATGTGATAATCTCAGTAATTACCGTTCTTATAGGATTTTATGATCTATACAAAAATGTGCCTCTTCTTAAAGCAACAGCATCTCATTTGTTTGGACCCCTTTTTGATTGGATAGAAACATGGGAAATGATATCAAGAATTAAGTACTTGGGGACAATGTTGTTTCTTCACAATTTTGAGAAGGCCGTTAAGTGGTTCCTCATGATGACGCGTCCTGTTCAGTCATTTCTTTCATTTCTCACAATGCCAATGGCAGGACCATTACTTGGGTTTTTGGACTTCTTACTTCCTTTCTGGAACATGTGTACAGAACTTGTGGGGAGTTCTTTTTCAATAATATGGATGACATTGGAGACTTCTTGCAGTCTGGTGGGGGAATTTGTTGAGATTCTATTTTTGCCATTCTGGTTTCTTCTGTCTGTTATCTGGAACATTG tgacatttttgttAAACCCTGTCTTTTGGCTTCTATGGGAAATACTCTATTCCCCCATTCGCTTGGTCCTGGGATTGTGCAGTCTTGTCTCTGGTTTATgcatttgtatatatagtatagttcACGACTTGTGGCTATTTTTGAGTAGCCTTATCCGGTTCACTTCAGAGGTGGAATCAACAGTGACTTCGTATGAGGTTTCCATGTGGCGTTCACTTTGGAATGACATTTTCTCCCGG ATTTTTCGTGCTGTTCGAAGCATTTTTAATGTTCTTGTTGCCGCCTTAACTGCCTGCAACAGGCATCGCCTGAG CACTTATAATTATGTACAAGGGTTTATTCAAAGATTATGTCGGCCGGGTAAGAGTATCTGCTCCAAAGACTATAGTGACAGTAGACAAATATCTCTGGCTCAAAGGATG TTGGATGATGAGGAAGTCTATCAGCACGGACGGAAATTCAGAAAGAGTAAGAAATGA
- the LOC116010122 gene encoding protein NRT1/ PTR FAMILY 6.4, with protein MVLVDGGHDEKEGAAAESPVDYRGNPVDKSRTGGWLAAGLILGTELSERVCVMGISMNLVTYLVGDLHLSSSKSANVVTNFMGTLNILGLLGGFLADAKLGRYLTVAIFASIAALGVTLLTLATSIRSMVPPRCDVRKGHECIEASGRQLALLYIALYTIALGGGGIKSNVSGFGSDQFDASNPKENKAMIYFFNRFYFCISLGSLFAVTVLVYIQDNVGRGWGYGISAATMVIGVAILLAGTPMYRFKNPQGSPLTVIWRVLFLAWKRRNLDYPSDPSYLNEFHTSKIPHTPRFRCLDKAAVLDEYAAEGNRNNPWIVSTMAQVEEVKMVFKLIPIWSTCILFWTVYSQMNTFTIEQATFMNREMGTFEIPAGSFSFFLFITILLFTSINERVTVPFARKFTHTVQGISSLQRVGVGLCLSIAGMIASALVEKHRRGNAVHHGFRISAFWLVPQFFIVGAGEAFAYVGQLEFFIREAPEGMKSMSTGLFLSTLSMGYFISSLLVTIVEKASKGKWLKSNLNKAKLDNFYWMLAVLGVINFLVFLFFAGRHQYKMQPRSISEASAEDLKNQKEMMAVEDKEKQFISSESKEVA; from the exons ATG GTTTTGGTTGATGGCGGCCATGATGAGAAAGAAGGTGCGGCGGCGGAAAGTCCGGTAGACTACCGTGGGAATCCGGTGGATAAGTCGCGAACCGGCGGATGGCTAGCGGCCGGTCTCATCCTAG GGACGGAGCTTTCAGAGAGGGTTTGTGTGATGGGAATCTCCATGAACTTGGTGACGTACTTGGTCGGAGATTTACACCTCTCCTCCTCCAAATCCGCCAACGTTGTCACCAACTTCATGGGCACGCTCAATATCCTCGGCCTCCTTGGCGGTTTCTTGGCCGATGCTAAACTCGGCCGCTACTTGACCGTCGCCATTTTCGCCTCCATCGCTGCTCTG GGGGTGACGTTGCTAACGCTTGCGACGTCGATTCGGAGCATGGTACCGCCGCGGTGCGACGTGAGGAAAGGCCACGAGTGCATTGAAGCGAGTGGGCGGCAGCTAGCTCTGCTCTACATAGCGCTATACACCATAGCTCTGGGCGGGGGAGGCATCAAGTCCAACGTGTCCGGGTTCGGGTCGGACcaattcgacgcgtcgaatccgAAGGAGAACAAGGCGATGATATATTTCTTCAACAGGTTCTACTTCTGTATCAGCCTGGGATCCCTGTTTGCGGTGACGGTGTTAGTGTATATACAGGACAATGTGGGGAGAGGGTGGGGGTACGGCATATCCGCCGCCACCATGGTAATCGGCGTCGCAATTTTGCTCGCCGGCACGCCCATGTATAGATTCAAGAACCCGCAGGGAAGCCCCTTGACGGTGATTTGGAGGGTTCTGTTCTTGGCCTGGAAAAGAAGAAACCTTGATTATCCTTCTGATCCCTCCTACCTCAATGAATTTCATACCTCCAAAATCCCTCACACTCCCAGGTTCAG GTGTTTGGACAAGGCAGCGGTTCTGGACGAGTACGCGGCAGAAGGAAACAGGAACAACCCGTGGATAGTGTCAACCATGGCTCAAGTCGAAGAAGTGAAAATGGTGTTCAAGCTGATTCCCATATGGTCAACCTGCATACTCTTCTGGACAGTTTACTCTCAGATGAACACATTCACTATAGAGCAGGCCACCTTCATGAACAGAGAGATGGGCACCTTCGAAATCCCCGCAGGCTCCTTCTCATTCTTCCTCTTCATCACAATCCTCCTCTTCACCTCCATAAACGAGAGGGTCACCGTCCCTTTCGCCCGAAAGTTCACCCACACCGTGCAGGGAATCAGCAGCCTGCAGAGAGTGGGGGTGGGGCTCTGTCTCTCCATTGCAGGAATGATAGCCTCTGCTCTGGTGGAGAAGCACCGCAGGGGAAATGCAGTGCATCACGGCTTCAGAATCAGTGCATTCTGGCTGGTTCCTCAGTTCTTCATTGTTGGGGCTGGAGAGGCTTTTGCCTATGTTGGGCAGTTGGAGTTTTTCATCAGAGAGGCCCCGGAGGGGATGAAGTCCATGAGCACTGGGCTGTTTCTCAGCACGCTTTCGATGGGATATTTTATCAGTAGTTTGCTGGTGACAATTGTGGAGAAGGCCAGTAAAGGGAAATGGCTAAAGAGCAATCTGAACAAGGCTAAATTGGATAACTTCTACTGGATGTTGGCTGTTTTGGGAGTGATAAACTTCCTGGTTTTCCTCTTTTTCGCGGGGAGACACCAGTACAAAATGCAGCCCAGAAGCATCTCAGAGGCTTCTGCAGAAGATCTCAAGAATCAGAAGGAGATGATGGCTGTTGAGGACAAAGAAAAGCAGTTCATCAGCTCTGAGTCAAAGGAGGTAGCTTAA
- the LOC116006693 gene encoding LOW QUALITY PROTEIN: nucleobase-ascorbate transporter 1-like (The sequence of the model RefSeq protein was modified relative to this genomic sequence to represent the inferred CDS: deleted 2 bases in 1 codon), producing MAMAEIAHPPMEQLQDLEYCIDSNPPWPETILLAFQNYILVLGTSAMIPTLLVPLMGGSDGDKARVIQTLLFVAGINTLLQALFGTRLPAVVGGSFAYVIPIVYIISDSSLQRISEPHIRFIQTMRAIQGALIVAASIQIILGYSQVWGLFSRFFSPLGIAPVVGLVGLGLFQRGFPALGNCVEIGLPTLLLVIGLSQYLKHVKPLRDFPLFERFPILICVTIIWIYSVILTASGAYRGKPLHTQLSCRTDRANIISTAPWSVDVDMCILLISNAFLMSVNNTKLTDHNLRFKFPYPLQWGPPTFAAGHSFAMMSAVLVSMVESTGAYKAASRLAIATPPPAYVLSRGIGWQGIGVLLDGLFGTGTGSTVSVENVGLLGLTRVGSRRVVQISAGFMIFFSMLGKFGAVFASIPFVIYAALYCVLFGLVGSVGLSFLQFTNMNCMRNLFITGLSLFLGISIPQFFNEYWSQGRHGLVHTNAGWFNAFMNTIFSSPPTVGLIVAVFLDNTLEVEKSKKDRGMPWWVKFRTFRGDNRNEEFYTLPFNLNRFFPPT from the exons ATGGCAATGGCAGAGATTGCTCACCCTCCCATGGAGCAACTCCAGGACCTCGAGTATTGCATAGACTCCAACCCTCCATGGC CTGAAACCATATTGTTAGCGTTTCAAAATTACATATTAGTACTTGGGACAAGTGCGATGATCCCTACACTGCTTGTACCACTAATGGGTGGATCCGAC GGGGACAAGGCACGGGTAATACAAACCTTGCTTTTTGTTGCTGGAATAAACACTCTTCTCCAAGCACTCTTTGGAACCAGATTGCCAGCTGTAGTTGGAGGATCCTTTGCATACGTCATCCCCATAGTCTATATTATTAGTGATTCATCTCTTCAACGGATAAGCGAGCCACATATA AGATTTATACAAACCATGAGGGCGATCCAAGGAGCGTTGATTGTTGCCGCAAGCATTCAAATAATCTTGGGGTACAGCCAAGTTTGGGGTCTGTTTTCACG TTTTTTCAGTCCCCTTGGTATTGCACCCGTCGTTGGATTAGTTGGTCTGGGCCTATTTCAGAGGGGATTTCCCGCG CTCGGGAATTGTGTCGAGATTGGGCTGCCAACACTATTGTTGGTAATTGGCTTGTCACAA TATCTAAAGCACGTTAAACCACTGAGGGACTTCCCGCTGTTTGAACGGTTTCCTATATTGATATGCGTCACGATTATTTGGATATATTCCGTAATTCTGACAGCTAGTGGAGCTTACCGAGGCAAACCTCTTCATACTCAACTCAGTTGTCGTACAGATAGAGCAAATATCATATCTACTGCTCCATGGTCTGTTGATGTA GATATGTGCATTCTTCTAATCAGTAATGCTTTTTTGATGAGTGTAAATAATACTAAACTTACTGATCATAATCTCAGGTTCAAGTTCCCGTACCCTTTGCAGTGGGGTCCACCTACTTTCGCCGCAGGCCATTCATTTGCAATGATGTCTGCAGTTCTTGTATCAATGGTTGAG TCAACTGGTGCATACAAGGCTGCATCTCGTCTAGCAATTGCCACTCCACCTCCAGCCTACGTACTTAGTCGGGGGATTGGTTGGCAG GGAATAGGTGTTTTACTTGATGGTCTTTTTGGAACAGGCACCGGGTCCACTGTATCTGT GGAAAACGTGGGACTCCTTGGACTCACTCGGGTTGGGAGCCGTAGAGTTGTTCAGATTTCTGCGGGCTTCATGATATTCTTCTCCATGTTAG GGAAATTCGGAGCTGTTTTTGCGTCTATACCTTTCGTGATATATGCTGCGTTATACTGTGTTCTGTTTGGCCTTGTAG GTTCTGTAGGCTTGTCGTTTCTTCAGTTCACAAACATGAACTGTATGCGCAATCTCTTCATCACGGGCCTTTCACTCTTCCTAGGAATCTCGATTCCTCAGTTCTTCAATGAATATTGGTCCCAAGGTCGCCATGGCCTCGTTCACACCAATGCCGGATGG TTCAATGCATTCATGAACACGATATTCTCCTCCCCGCCAACAGTGGGATTGATCGTGGCGGTGTTCCTGGACAACACGCTGGAAGTGGAAAAATCGAAGAAAGACAGAGGGATGCCGTGGTGGGTGAAGTTCAGAACATTCAGAGGCGACAACCGCAACGAGGAATTCTACACTTTGCCGTTTAACCTCAACAGATTCTTTCCACCTACATAG
- the LOC116007078 gene encoding glucan endo-1,3-beta-glucosidase 13-like, with the protein MANFVLFSPILLLLSIFSIADGGSVGVNYGRIANNLPSAVKVVALLKSQGLDRVKVYDTDPAVLKAFSGSGIKITVNLPNERLYYAAKRQSFAQWWVRRNVAAYHPATQIEAIAVGNEVFVDTHNTTKFLVPAMRNIHQALVKLKLDGVIKVSSPVALSALQSSYPSSAGAFRSELVEPVIKPMLDFLRQTGSYLMVNCYPFFAYESNADVIPLDYALFRENPGVVDAGNGLKYFNLFDAQIDAVFAAMSALKYDDIKMVVTETGWPSKGDSKEVGAGVENAAAYNGNLVRRVLTGGGTPLRPHEELTVYLFALFNENKKIGPSSERNFGLFYPNGKKVYDIPLTTQGLKGYHDKQSPAAGGHILSKSARGKTWCVANGKAGKEKLQAGLDFACGEGGVDCRSIQPGSTCYNPNTLEAHASFAFNSYYQKKGGGISACNFGGAAYIVSHQPKFGKCELPH; encoded by the exons ATGGCGAATTTCGTTTTATTTTCTCCTATTCTCTTACTCCtttccattttctccattgCAG ATGGTGGTTCGGTCGGAGTGAACTACGGGCGCATTGCTAACAACCTCCCGTCCGCCGTGAAAGTGGTGGCGCTACTAAAATCTCAGGGGCTTGATCGCGTCAAGGTGTACGACACTGATCCTGCAGTTCTCAAGGCGTTTTCCGGGTCGGGGATAAAGATCACCGTTAATCTCCCAAATGAGCGTCTCTACTACGCCGCAAAACGGCAGTCGTTTGCGCAGTGGTGGGTCCGGCGTAACGTCGCCGCCTACCACCCGGCTACTCAGATCGAAGCGATCGCCGTGGGAAATGAGGTTTTCGTTGATACTCATAATACCACTAAGTTCCTCGTACCGGCTATGAGGAATATCCACCAGGCTTTGGTCAAGTTGAAGCTTGATGGCGTCATCAAGGTTTCGTCACCCGTGGCGCTCAGCGCGTTGCAGAGCTCTTACCCGTCTTCGGCCGGGGCGTTCCGGTCTGAGCTTGTCGAACCGGTCATCAAGCCCATGCTGGATTTCCTTCGTCAAACCGGGTCGTATTTAATGGTTAACTGTTATCCCTTCTTCGCTTACGAGTCCAACGCTGACGTCATCCCGCTCGACTACGCGCTCTTCCGGGAGAATCCCGGCGTGGTGGACGCCGGGAACGGGCTCAAATACTTCAACCTCTTCGACGCGCAAATCGACGCCGTTTTTGCCGCCATGTCCGCGTTGAAATACGACGACATCAAAATGGTGGTGACCGAAACCGGCTGGCCGTCCAAAGGCGACTCCAAAGAAGTCGGCGCCGGCGTAGAAAACGCCGCCGCGTACAACGGCAACCTCGTCCGCCGAGTGCTCACCGGCGGCGGGACCCCCTTGAGACCCCACGAAGAACTCACCGTCTACCTCTTCGCCCTCTTCAACGAGAACAAGAAGATCGGACCGTCGTCGGAGAGAAACTTCGGCCTGTTCTACCCGAACGGGAAAAAAGTCTACGACATACCGTTGACCACGCAGGGGCTAAAGGGCTACCACGACAAGCAATCTCCGGCGGCCGGCGGTCACATTCTCTCCAAATCCGCCCGGGGAAAGACATGGTGCGTCGCAAACGGAAAAGCCGGGAAAGAAAAACTTCAGGCCGGTCTAGACTTCGCTTGCGGAGAAGGTGGAGTCGATTGCCGTTCGATCCAACCGGGCTCCACGTGTTACAATCCTAACACTCTTGAGGCCCACGCCTCGTTCGCGTTCAACAGTTATTATCAGAAGAAGGGCGGAGGGATCAGCGCATGCAACTTCGGTGGAGCCGCATACATCGTATCCCACCAACCAA AATTTGGGAAGTGTGAATTGCCCCACTAG